A region from the Manihot esculenta cultivar AM560-2 chromosome 13, M.esculenta_v8, whole genome shotgun sequence genome encodes:
- the LOC110629661 gene encoding YTH domain-containing protein ECT1 isoform X1 has product MVQNMSQDQPSLVLDENVVDSSRAAIAVGSLRVDAPPNASPSQTQSACHGGNGNIVGTWGTCLPDVNAEGLDSSYGIYNDPSSLPFHGNGYTPQMPQRPFASFATPPPSVNCHGQLYNVQDLPNSDPSFYQHFMTPNVPSIVSQTSLSSAKWPDSINSQGDGNRFGHQPGYLPAMGTFGRGSNYPGDTGGFNLLEQGYAGFESNGLWSDWPKPGNGKGSMLHLSSATTGPKPVGSLGFSANHFGMASQQKESFYGFGTRASNKSYPQGQTNRNSGYDVSSSMFGINGQSWPTLHEARQAGRCNDFSCSCNFALDTLGERNRGPRAFKPRSQTSANGSVIDSRRTAVSDVYNESYNRLDFVTDYKDAKFFVIKSYSEDNVHKSIKYGVWASTPNGNKKLDAAYHEAKEKTGTSPIFLLFSVNASAQFCGVAEMVGAVDFDKSVDYWQQDKWSGQFPVKWHIIKDVPNSQFRHIVLENNDNKPVTNSRDTQEVELEHGVEMLKIFKNYESHSSILDDFHFYEERQKAMQARKSRQQQQSSLVPTSVIGDGEQSPVSISNDFIKKMSKSFAEALSVNETVTELSISHLPQGAMGFENEKRS; this is encoded by the exons ATGGTCCAAAACATGTCGCAGGATCAG CCTTCTCTGGTCTTAGATGAAAATGTGGTTGATTCTTCAAGGGCTGCTATTGCTGTTGGGTCTTTAAGGGTTGATGCTCCACCCAATGCTTCTCCCTCTCAAACACAGTCAGCCTGTCATGGAG GTAATGGTAATATAGTTGGCACATGGGGTACATGCCTTCCAGATGTTAATGCTGAAGGCTTGGAtagttcttat GGAATCTACAATGATCCTTCATCACTTCCATTTCATGGCAATGGGTACACTCCTCAAATGCCACAAAGGCCATTTGCCTCATTTGCAACACCTCCCCCTTCTGTAAATTGTCATGGCCAGCTTTACAATGTCCAAGATTTaccaaactcagatccatcttTTTACCAACATTTCATGACTCCAAATGTTCCTAGCATTGTTTCACAAACGTCACTTTCTTCTGCTAAGTGGCCAGATAGCATTAATTCCCAAGGAGATGGCAACAGATTTGGGCACCAACCAGGTTATCTGCCTGCAATGGGAACTTTTGGGAGAGGAAGCAATTATCCAGGAGATACTGGAGGATTTAATCTTTTGGAGCAAGGCTATGCTGGGTTTGAAAGCAATGGATTGTGGTCGGATTGGCCAAAACCTGGGAATGGGAAAGGTTCTATGTTGCATTTGTCATCAGCAACAACTGGTCCAAAACCAGTTGGTTCACTAGGTTTTTCTGCAAATCATTTTGGAATG gCGTCTCAACAAAAAGAATCATTTTATGGGTTTGGAACTCGTGCCAGCAATAAAAGCTATCCTCAAGGACAAACGAATCGAAACTCTGGCTATGATGTTTCCTCTTCCATGTTTGGAATAAATGGTCAGAGCTGGCCCACGCTTCATGAAGCAAGACAAGCAGGAAGGTGCAATGACTTCTCATGTAGTTGTAATTTTGCACTTGATACATTGGGTGAGAGAAATAGAGGACCTAGGGCATTTAAGCCAAGAAGTCAGACATCAGCAAATGGATCTGTAATTGACAGTCGCAGGACTGCAGTTTCTGATGTTTATAATGAGTCTTACAACCGCCTTGATTTTGTCACCGATTACAAGGATGCAAAGTTCTTCGTTATCAAATCTTACAGTGAAGATAATGTTCATAAGAGCATAAAGTATGGTGTCTGGGCAAGTACCCCAAATGGCAACAAAAAATTAGATGCTGCTTATCATGAGGCAAAGGAGAAAACTGGGACATCTCCAATCTTTCTGTTGTTTTCG GTGAATGCTAGTGCTCAGTTTTGTGGAGTGGCTGAGATGGTTGGGGCTGTGGACTTTGACAAGAGTGTGGATTACTGGCAGCAGGATAAGTGGTCTGGACAGTTTCCTGTCAAGTGGCACATTATTAAAGATGTCCCTAACAGTCAGTTTCGTCATATTGTGCTTGAAAATAATGACAACAAACCAGTCACCAACAGTAGAGATACTCAAGAG GTGGAACTTGAACATGGTGttgaaatgttaaaaatatttaagaactATGAAAGTCATTCATCCATCCTAGatgattttcatttttatgaAGAGCGGCAGAAAGCGATGCAGGCAAGGAAGTCGAGACAACAACAGCAATCAAGTCTGGTGCCTACTTCAGTGATTGGAGATGGTGAACAAAGTCCTGTTTCAATTTCTAATGATTTCATAAAGAAAATGTCTAAGAGCTTTGCTGAAGCTCTGTCTGTTAATGAGACAGTAACAGAGCTGTCTATTTCACATCTGCCTCAGGGGGCCATGggatttgaaaatgaaaaaagaagCTGA
- the LOC110629661 gene encoding YTH domain-containing protein ECT1 isoform X2 yields the protein MLHPMLLPLKHSQPVMEGIYNDPSSLPFHGNGYTPQMPQRPFASFATPPPSVNCHGQLYNVQDLPNSDPSFYQHFMTPNVPSIVSQTSLSSAKWPDSINSQGDGNRFGHQPGYLPAMGTFGRGSNYPGDTGGFNLLEQGYAGFESNGLWSDWPKPGNGKGSMLHLSSATTGPKPVGSLGFSANHFGMASQQKESFYGFGTRASNKSYPQGQTNRNSGYDVSSSMFGINGQSWPTLHEARQAGRCNDFSCSCNFALDTLGERNRGPRAFKPRSQTSANGSVIDSRRTAVSDVYNESYNRLDFVTDYKDAKFFVIKSYSEDNVHKSIKYGVWASTPNGNKKLDAAYHEAKEKTGTSPIFLLFSVNASAQFCGVAEMVGAVDFDKSVDYWQQDKWSGQFPVKWHIIKDVPNSQFRHIVLENNDNKPVTNSRDTQEVELEHGVEMLKIFKNYESHSSILDDFHFYEERQKAMQARKSRQQQQSSLVPTSVIGDGEQSPVSISNDFIKKMSKSFAEALSVNETVTELSISHLPQGAMGFENEKRS from the exons ATGCTCCACCCAATGCTTCTCCCTCTCAAACACAGTCAGCCTGTCATGGAG GGAATCTACAATGATCCTTCATCACTTCCATTTCATGGCAATGGGTACACTCCTCAAATGCCACAAAGGCCATTTGCCTCATTTGCAACACCTCCCCCTTCTGTAAATTGTCATGGCCAGCTTTACAATGTCCAAGATTTaccaaactcagatccatcttTTTACCAACATTTCATGACTCCAAATGTTCCTAGCATTGTTTCACAAACGTCACTTTCTTCTGCTAAGTGGCCAGATAGCATTAATTCCCAAGGAGATGGCAACAGATTTGGGCACCAACCAGGTTATCTGCCTGCAATGGGAACTTTTGGGAGAGGAAGCAATTATCCAGGAGATACTGGAGGATTTAATCTTTTGGAGCAAGGCTATGCTGGGTTTGAAAGCAATGGATTGTGGTCGGATTGGCCAAAACCTGGGAATGGGAAAGGTTCTATGTTGCATTTGTCATCAGCAACAACTGGTCCAAAACCAGTTGGTTCACTAGGTTTTTCTGCAAATCATTTTGGAATG gCGTCTCAACAAAAAGAATCATTTTATGGGTTTGGAACTCGTGCCAGCAATAAAAGCTATCCTCAAGGACAAACGAATCGAAACTCTGGCTATGATGTTTCCTCTTCCATGTTTGGAATAAATGGTCAGAGCTGGCCCACGCTTCATGAAGCAAGACAAGCAGGAAGGTGCAATGACTTCTCATGTAGTTGTAATTTTGCACTTGATACATTGGGTGAGAGAAATAGAGGACCTAGGGCATTTAAGCCAAGAAGTCAGACATCAGCAAATGGATCTGTAATTGACAGTCGCAGGACTGCAGTTTCTGATGTTTATAATGAGTCTTACAACCGCCTTGATTTTGTCACCGATTACAAGGATGCAAAGTTCTTCGTTATCAAATCTTACAGTGAAGATAATGTTCATAAGAGCATAAAGTATGGTGTCTGGGCAAGTACCCCAAATGGCAACAAAAAATTAGATGCTGCTTATCATGAGGCAAAGGAGAAAACTGGGACATCTCCAATCTTTCTGTTGTTTTCG GTGAATGCTAGTGCTCAGTTTTGTGGAGTGGCTGAGATGGTTGGGGCTGTGGACTTTGACAAGAGTGTGGATTACTGGCAGCAGGATAAGTGGTCTGGACAGTTTCCTGTCAAGTGGCACATTATTAAAGATGTCCCTAACAGTCAGTTTCGTCATATTGTGCTTGAAAATAATGACAACAAACCAGTCACCAACAGTAGAGATACTCAAGAG GTGGAACTTGAACATGGTGttgaaatgttaaaaatatttaagaactATGAAAGTCATTCATCCATCCTAGatgattttcatttttatgaAGAGCGGCAGAAAGCGATGCAGGCAAGGAAGTCGAGACAACAACAGCAATCAAGTCTGGTGCCTACTTCAGTGATTGGAGATGGTGAACAAAGTCCTGTTTCAATTTCTAATGATTTCATAAAGAAAATGTCTAAGAGCTTTGCTGAAGCTCTGTCTGTTAATGAGACAGTAACAGAGCTGTCTATTTCACATCTGCCTCAGGGGGCCATGggatttgaaaatgaaaaaagaagCTGA
- the LOC110629664 gene encoding non-specific lipid transfer protein GPI-anchored 1 codes for MGSRGFCVFRVLMLILLSCFVLRGADGDGISEECSSDFQKVMPCLEYATGKGNTPAKQCCDAVKDLQKSEPKCLCYIIQQAHNGSAQVKRLGIQIDRLLQLPSACQLQNASASVCPKLLGLSPTSPDAAIFTNTTATTPATPAGSSSPGNSDGSVGTTYKPFFFNPLAIAVALFIYTLY; via the exons ATGGGTAGCCGGGGATTTTGTGTTTTTAGGGTTTTGATGTTGATTTTGTTGAGTTGCTTTGTGTTGAGAGGAGCTGATGGAGATGGGATCAGTGAAGAGTGTAGCAGTGATTTTCAGAAGGTGATGCCTTGCCTGGAATACGCAACAGGGAAAGGGAATACGCCTGCGAAGCAATGCTGTGATGCAGTGAAGGATTTGCAGAAAAGTGAGCCAAAGTGTTTGTGTTATATAATTCAACAGGCACATAATGGTAGTGCTCAGGTAAAGCGCTTGGGTATTCAAATAGATAGGTTGCTTCAACTTCCTTCTGCTTGTCAGCTCCAAAATGCCAGTGCTAGCGTTTGCCCTA AGCTTCTTGGCCTCTCTCCTACCTCACCGGATGCTGCAATTTTCACAAATACTACAGCAACTACTCCCGCTACTCCCGCCGGATCATCATCACCGGGGAATTCTGACGGCTCCGTTGGAACCACGTACAAACCTTTCTTCTTCAATCCTCTGGCGATCGCCGTGGCCCTTTTTATCTACACTCTCTACTGA
- the LOC110629663 gene encoding probable methyltransferase At1g27930, producing the protein MQNCKYYLPEKPWLIGMAIGGLIIGWMMLSGFIHFGETTFLCSLASSTAREKAKYEETPIQLQAIVHYATSRIVPQQSFAEISITFNVLKALAPCNFLVFGLGHDSVMWNSLNPRGTTVFLEEDPKWVKSVLKDAPNLQAYTVQYRTQLREADQLLSTYRTEPYCSPYKAYLRGNYNCKLALTGLPEMVYDKEWDLIMIDAPRGYFAEAPGRMGAIFSAAVMARARKGSGVTHVFLHDIDRKVEKVYAEEFLCRKYVVNGVGRLWHFEIPPAANLTTNGGGDTGGEWFC; encoded by the coding sequence ATGCAGAATTGTAAATACTACCTGCCCGAGAAACCATGGCTCATCGGCATGGCAATCGGCGGTCTAATAATCGGCTGGATGATGCTATCCGGCTTCATCCACTTCGGTGAGACCACCTTCCTCTGCTCCTTGGCCAGCTCTACAGCTCGTGAAAAGGCGAAGTATGAGGAGACGCCGATCCAGCTTCAAGCCATCGTCCACTACGCCACCTCACGAATCGTTCCACAGCAATCCTTCGCTGAAATCTCAATCACCTTCAACGTCCTCAAGGCTCTCGCACCTTGCAACTTCCTCGTCTTCGGTCTCGGCCATGACTCTGTCATGTGGAACTCGCTCAATCCACGTGGCACCACCGTATTCCTCGAAGAAGACCCAAAATGGGTGAAATCTGTCCTCAAAGACGCCCCTAATCTCCAGGCTTATACTGTACAGTACAGGACGCAGCTCCGGGAAGCCGACCAGCTTCTCTCGACGTACCGGACAGAACCGTACTGTTCACCGTATAAAGCATATCTACGAGGTAATTACAACTGCAAGCTCGCATTGACTGGATTACCGGAGATGGTGTATGATAAGGAGTGGGATCTGATCATGATCGATGCGCCGCGAGGTTACTTCGCTGAGGCACCGGGAAGAATGGGGGCGATATTCTCTGCGGCGGTGATGGCTAGAGCAAGGAAAGGATCTGGTGTGACGCATGTGTTCCTGCATGATATAGACCGGAAGGTAGAGAAGGTTTACGCAGAAGAGTTTTTGTGCAGAAAATATGTGGTAAATGGCGTGGGTAGGCTATGGCATTTTGAAATACCACCTGCAGCTAACTTGACCACCAATGGAGGAGGTGACACCGGCGGCGAATGGTTTTGCTAG
- the LOC110629662 gene encoding uncharacterized protein LOC110629662: protein MLSNPEQLVITGESKDMLESKLEETQVSISNDSPIQNGRPSSMVIKKAHRVIPAHLIAEAISTIRGLDLRWSGPITPSEMEYVRQYVFAKYPQYCNGIVEERDSIHLSNLSIHEESSESTGNEKHNNSPKNLASKESSSPSFTRTLSLDKSQLEASRLVDILSKKTSFEGNFISIPEIQAQNRALKNCGLSEEDYLVIFMPNYKDAMLMIGESYPFFKGNYYMTILGEEVDTIREFAIQRESKVIPMPETWLDLRIKGSQLSQYFRRKCKYTPKGLFSYPAVVNGTRYSMHWISEAHRNSWHVLLDATGLVFGEDRLALALHRPDFVLCTLDNTHGQPSNITCLLVRKISFETSASLA, encoded by the exons ATGCTGAGTAATCCAGAACAACTAGTCATAACTGGAGAATCTAAG GATATGTTAGAAAGCAAACTGGAAGAAACACAAGTTTCTATATCCAATGATTCACCAATCCAGAATGGCAGGCCAAGCAGCATGGTTATTAAG AAAGCACACAGAGTAATTCCAGCTCACCTGATAGCTGAAGCCATATCAACCATCCGAGGCCTTGACCTGAGATGGTCAGGACCAATAACTCCAAGTGAAATGGAGTATGTTAGGCAGTATGTGTTTGCCAAGTACCCTCAATATTGCAATGGGATTGTGGAAGAGAGAGACTCTATTCATCTAAGCAATCTCTCTATCCATGAGGAATCATCTGAATCTACTGGGAACGAAAAGCACAATAATTCCCCCAAGAATCTTGCATCTAAAGAGTCTTCATCTCCTTCCTTCACTCGTACACTCTCTCTCGACAAATCGCAATTAGAGGCCTCGAGACTTGTAGATATTCTTTCCAAGAAAACTTCCTTTGAAGGGAATTTCATTTCAATCCCAGAAATCCAAGCTCAAAATCGAGCCCTCAAAAACTGCGGTCTAAGCGAAGAAGACtacttggtcattttcatgccaAACTATAAGGACGCGATGTTGATGATTGGAGAGAGCTACCCTTTCTTCAAGGGCAACTACTACATGACAATTCTTGGAGAAGAAGTTGACACCATTAGGGAATTTGCAATTCAGAGAGAATCAAAGGTTATTCCAATGCCAGAAACATGGTTGGATCTGAGGATCAAAGGCTCACAACTTAGCCAATACTTCAGAAGGAAGTGTAAGTACACACCAAAAGGGCTTTTCTCTTATCCGGCTGTTGTGAATGGGACTAGATATTCTATGCATTGGATTTCAGAGGCACATAGAAATTCTTGGCATGTTCTTCTTGATGCCACAGGCTTGGTTTTTGGGGAGGATCGGCTGGCCCTCGCACTGCATCGCCCAGACTTTGTGCTATGCACACTTGATAATACACATGGTCAGCCTTCAAATATCACTTGCCTCTTGGTCAGGAAAATATCGTTTGAGACCTCTGCATCTTTGGCCTAG